In Leptolyngbya sp. 'hensonii', the following are encoded in one genomic region:
- the bchH gene encoding magnesium chelatase subunit H: protein MPRIVLIAGFESFNADLYRQAAQTAQERCPGLEILVFSDRDLAANPTAVEQSLQGAQVFFGSLLFDYDQVVWLRDRLQTVPMRLVFESALELMSLTRLGAFAIGDRPKGMPKPVKFILDKFSNGREEDKLAGYISFLKLGPKLLKFVPVAKVQDLRQWLIIYGYWNAGGAENVAALFWTLAEKYLGLTVGAIAPPIETPNIGLLHPNYEGYFESPRAYLNWYLGRVDREQRTRPVVGILLYRKHVITKQPYIPQLIREFEQAGLIPLPIFINGVEAHVAVRDLMTTTYEQAQRRAGKVEVLSLSDDAVVVDAIVSTIGFPLVGGPAGSMEGGRRSDIAQQILMTKNVPYVVSAPLLIQDIHSWTRKGIGGLQSVVLYALPELDGAIDPVPLGGLVGDTIYLIPERVKRLTGRLKQWIALRQKPSADRRIAIILYGFPPGYGAAGTAALLNVPQSLLKLLQAMEEQGYTIGDLPLDGEDLIRQVKAADELPTTPEIHAGPTVSVYALDRWLGYLKAHRIEQQWKSLTGSGIKTYGEDFWIGGVQLGNVWIGVQPPLGIPGDPMRLMFERDMTPHPQYAAFYQWLQQDFQADAVVHFGMHGTMEWLPGCPLGNTGYSWPDILLGHLPHLYVYAANNPSESMLAKRRGYGVLVSHNVPPYGRAGLYKELVTLRDLISEYREDPQKNYALQEIICQKVMDTGLDADCPFEEAKRLGIGFSPENVRLFSPEVFDRYLIKLYEYLQTLENRLFSSGLHILGDRPDAAKLTSYLQAYLGEEALPEPVLQEIVAGGDRKTVLNRVSSQSISEEMIDQAILVRDLLLQTDGELTNLLRGLNGEYIPPAPGGDLLRDGPGVLPTGRNIHALDPYRMPSAAAYERGRAIAHQILAQHQEQHQTYPETVAVMLWGLDVIKTKGESLGILLELVGAEPVKEGTGRIVRYELKPLETVGHPRIDVLANLSGIFRDSFVNVIELLDDLFQRAAAVEEPIEQNFIRKHALDLQARGIQNGAARLFSNPAGDYGSLVNDQVVASNWESGQELGQTWQGRNAFSYGRQDRGEARSEVLNTLLQTTQRIVQEIDSVEYGLTDIQEYYANTGALKQAAEQQQGRKVTASFVESFSRHPTPRNLDEVLRLEYRSKLLNPRWAEAMAAQGSGGAYEISQRMTALIGWGGTVDFQESWVYNQAADTYALDAAMAEKLRQANPEAFRNIVGRMLEAHGRGFWHPDSEKLEQLRSLYDLTDEDLEGVTPS from the coding sequence ATGCCACGCATTGTTCTGATTGCTGGGTTTGAATCTTTCAATGCTGATCTGTATCGGCAGGCGGCCCAAACAGCTCAAGAGCGCTGTCCTGGTCTGGAAATCCTTGTCTTCAGCGATCGGGATCTGGCGGCCAATCCCACGGCGGTGGAGCAGTCCCTGCAGGGAGCCCAGGTGTTTTTCGGTAGTCTCCTGTTTGACTATGACCAGGTCGTATGGCTGCGCGATCGGCTGCAGACAGTCCCCATGCGTCTGGTGTTTGAGTCAGCTCTGGAGTTGATGAGTCTGACCCGGTTGGGGGCCTTTGCAATCGGCGATCGGCCCAAAGGCATGCCCAAGCCCGTGAAGTTCATCCTGGATAAGTTCAGTAACGGGCGGGAAGAGGACAAGTTGGCCGGTTACATCAGCTTTCTGAAGCTGGGTCCCAAGCTCCTGAAATTTGTGCCGGTAGCGAAAGTACAGGATCTGCGCCAGTGGCTGATCATCTATGGCTACTGGAACGCCGGGGGCGCGGAGAATGTGGCGGCCCTATTCTGGACCCTGGCTGAGAAATATCTGGGGCTGACGGTGGGCGCGATCGCGCCCCCGATCGAAACCCCTAATATCGGCCTCCTGCATCCCAACTATGAGGGCTATTTCGAATCTCCCAGAGCTTATTTGAACTGGTATCTCGGTCGGGTCGATCGGGAGCAGCGAACCCGTCCCGTGGTGGGGATTCTCCTCTACCGCAAACACGTCATCACCAAACAGCCCTACATTCCCCAGCTGATTCGGGAATTTGAGCAGGCGGGTCTGATTCCTCTGCCCATTTTCATCAATGGGGTGGAGGCCCATGTGGCCGTGCGGGATTTGATGACGACGACCTATGAGCAGGCTCAGCGACGGGCCGGAAAGGTGGAGGTCCTCTCTCTGTCGGATGATGCGGTGGTTGTGGATGCGATCGTCTCCACGATCGGTTTTCCCCTGGTGGGAGGTCCGGCAGGTTCCATGGAGGGGGGGCGACGCTCCGACATTGCCCAGCAGATCCTGATGACAAAGAATGTGCCCTATGTGGTGTCGGCCCCCTTGCTGATCCAGGATATCCATTCCTGGACTCGCAAAGGGATTGGGGGATTGCAAAGTGTGGTGCTCTATGCCCTGCCGGAACTGGATGGGGCGATCGATCCGGTACCCCTGGGAGGATTGGTGGGTGACACCATCTACCTGATCCCGGAGCGGGTGAAACGGTTGACTGGCAGGCTGAAGCAATGGATCGCCCTGCGTCAGAAGCCCTCCGCTGACCGGCGGATTGCCATTATCCTCTATGGCTTCCCACCTGGTTATGGGGCTGCCGGTACAGCGGCCCTGCTAAATGTGCCCCAATCCTTGCTGAAGCTGCTACAGGCGATGGAGGAGCAGGGATATACGATCGGGGACCTGCCTCTAGATGGGGAAGACCTGATCCGGCAAGTGAAAGCAGCGGATGAATTACCCACTACGCCAGAGATCCATGCCGGACCCACCGTTTCCGTCTATGCCCTCGATCGTTGGCTGGGCTACCTGAAGGCCCACCGGATTGAGCAGCAGTGGAAATCTCTCACGGGTTCAGGGATTAAAACCTACGGGGAAGACTTCTGGATTGGGGGGGTGCAACTGGGGAACGTCTGGATTGGGGTGCAACCTCCCCTGGGCATTCCTGGCGACCCTATGCGGCTGATGTTCGAACGGGATATGACCCCCCATCCCCAGTACGCTGCCTTCTACCAGTGGCTGCAACAGGATTTCCAGGCGGATGCTGTGGTTCACTTCGGCATGCACGGCACCATGGAATGGCTGCCCGGTTGTCCCCTGGGGAATACAGGCTATTCCTGGCCAGATATTCTGCTGGGCCATCTGCCCCACCTCTATGTTTATGCGGCGAACAATCCTTCTGAATCTATGCTGGCGAAGCGCCGGGGCTATGGGGTGTTGGTGTCTCATAATGTGCCTCCCTACGGGCGGGCGGGCCTGTACAAGGAACTGGTCACCCTGCGGGATCTGATTTCGGAGTATCGGGAAGACCCCCAGAAGAATTACGCCCTCCAGGAAATCATTTGCCAGAAAGTCATGGATACGGGCCTGGATGCGGATTGTCCCTTTGAGGAGGCCAAACGTCTGGGGATTGGCTTCTCCCCCGAAAATGTCCGTCTGTTCAGTCCAGAGGTGTTCGATCGCTACCTGATCAAACTCTACGAGTACCTGCAGACGCTGGAGAATCGCCTGTTTTCCTCTGGACTGCACATTCTGGGCGATCGGCCTGACGCAGCCAAACTGACCAGCTATCTGCAGGCGTACCTGGGGGAGGAGGCTCTGCCAGAGCCAGTACTACAGGAGATTGTGGCGGGGGGCGATCGCAAAACAGTCCTGAATCGGGTCTCCAGTCAATCCATTTCAGAGGAGATGATCGACCAGGCGATTCTGGTGCGGGATTTGCTGCTGCAAACCGATGGGGAACTGACGAACCTGCTGCGGGGGCTGAATGGGGAGTACATTCCCCCAGCCCCCGGAGGCGATCTGCTGCGGGATGGGCCAGGGGTATTGCCAACGGGCCGTAACATTCATGCCCTCGATCCCTATCGGATGCCGTCTGCGGCAGCCTATGAACGGGGCCGAGCGATCGCCCACCAGATCCTGGCTCAGCATCAGGAACAACACCAGACCTATCCCGAAACGGTGGCCGTGATGCTGTGGGGCCTGGATGTAATCAAAACCAAGGGCGAATCCCTGGGGATTCTGCTGGAACTGGTCGGCGCAGAGCCGGTCAAGGAAGGGACCGGACGCATTGTGCGCTATGAGTTGAAGCCCCTGGAGACGGTGGGCCATCCCCGGATTGATGTGCTGGCGAACCTGTCTGGCATCTTCCGAGATAGTTTCGTGAATGTGATTGAACTGCTGGATGATCTGTTCCAGCGAGCGGCAGCAGTGGAGGAGCCGATCGAGCAGAATTTCATCCGCAAACATGCCCTGGATCTGCAGGCCAGGGGCATCCAGAATGGGGCCGCCCGATTGTTCTCAAATCCTGCTGGGGATTATGGCTCCCTGGTGAATGACCAGGTGGTGGCTTCTAACTGGGAATCGGGCCAGGAGTTGGGGCAAACCTGGCAGGGTCGCAATGCCTTTAGTTATGGTCGTCAGGATCGGGGAGAGGCCCGATCGGAAGTCTTGAACACCTTGCTTCAAACCACCCAGCGGATTGTGCAGGAGATCGACTCGGTGGAGTATGGCCTGACAGATATTCAGGAGTATTACGCCAACACCGGTGCTCTGAAACAGGCTGCTGAACAGCAACAGGGTCGCAAGGTCACCGCCAGCTTCGTCGAGAGTTTTTCCCGCCATCCAACACCGCGAAATTTAGATGAAGTGCTGCGTCTCGAATACCGCAGCAAGCTGCTCAACCCCCGCTGGGCAGAGGCCATGGCCGCTCAAGGGTCTGGCGGAGCCTATGAGATTTCCCAGCGGATGACCGCCCTGATCGGTTGGGGTGGTACTGTGGACTTTCAGGAATCCTGGGTCTATAACCAGGCCGCAGACACCTATGCTCTGGATGCAGCCATGGCCGAGAAACTGCGGCAGGCCAATCCAGAAGCCTTTCGCAACATTGTCGGGCGCATGCTGGAAGCCCACGGGCGAGGATTCTGGCACCCTGACTCGGAGAAACTGGAGCAGTTACGCTCCCTGTATGACCTGACGGATGAGGATTTGGAAGGGGTAACCCCATCCTGA
- a CDS encoding GMC family oxidoreductase, with protein sequence MNNYPSPEIYDAIVVGSGATGGVAAKELSERGLTVLVLDAGPQLEPEAALGNNLGNTARRFRNLLITRKQSYQALHPGYWKTNPDLFVDETENPYTTPPDQPFYWMRGRQVGGKSLTWGGITLRLSDYEFKAASRDGYGEDWPLTHADLAPYYDRLEQFFQVQGERNGLSQLPDGQYQHPAAFTPAEEYLKTLVADRWPDRSLIISRGFPRHQPNPDKPWPRSSSVGSSLKAALLTGKVSLQPDAVVSHIIFDPQTRQARGVGYIHRVNQTAHEVWGRIVILCASTIESVRILLHSTEQHQSGGLVNESGLLGRYLMDHISTMSFFTLPSFKQPSPPFELSGCDSFFIPRFSNLQPQEESFLRGYGLWGGVQRFSIPHVVRKFGDSALGFLVGHGEVLPRYENQVQLDPMVVDTWGIPVAHIDCSWSDNEHQMLAHMQSQIQELVDLAGGQCLRLTELLKAPAYPRALRQLEETVMFAAPPGFYIHEVGGARMGTSPTNSVLNPYNQCWEAPNLLVVDGACWPSAGWQNPTLTEMAITARACEFIINSLK encoded by the coding sequence ATGAACAATTACCCATCGCCTGAAATCTATGATGCTATTGTCGTTGGATCTGGAGCTACAGGTGGCGTTGCAGCGAAAGAACTGAGCGAACGAGGGTTAACTGTGCTGGTTCTGGATGCCGGTCCTCAGTTAGAGCCTGAAGCTGCCCTGGGTAATAATCTGGGCAATACGGCCCGACGTTTTCGCAACCTCTTGATTACCCGGAAACAGTCCTACCAGGCGCTCCATCCCGGATATTGGAAAACCAATCCGGATCTATTTGTGGATGAAACAGAAAACCCTTATACAACACCGCCGGATCAGCCTTTTTACTGGATGCGGGGACGGCAAGTGGGGGGCAAGAGTCTGACCTGGGGTGGAATCACCCTGCGGCTATCGGACTATGAATTCAAAGCAGCCAGTCGGGATGGCTATGGAGAGGACTGGCCCCTGACCCATGCGGACCTCGCTCCCTACTACGATCGACTGGAGCAGTTTTTCCAGGTGCAAGGGGAACGGAATGGGTTATCGCAACTACCAGATGGCCAGTACCAGCACCCCGCAGCCTTCACCCCAGCAGAGGAGTACCTCAAAACCCTGGTGGCCGATCGCTGGCCCGATCGCTCCCTGATCATCTCTCGGGGCTTTCCTCGCCATCAGCCCAACCCGGACAAACCCTGGCCCCGCTCCTCCAGTGTTGGGTCTTCTCTCAAGGCCGCCCTGCTGACTGGAAAGGTCTCCCTGCAGCCCGATGCCGTGGTCAGCCATATTATCTTTGACCCCCAAACCCGTCAGGCCCGGGGGGTGGGCTACATTCACCGAGTCAACCAGACAGCCCATGAGGTTTGGGGTCGGATTGTCATCCTCTGTGCTTCAACGATCGAATCCGTGCGCATCCTGCTGCATTCAACCGAACAGCATCAATCCGGGGGTCTGGTCAACGAATCAGGGCTACTGGGGCGTTATCTGATGGATCACATCTCCACCATGAGCTTTTTTACCCTGCCCAGCTTCAAACAACCCTCTCCACCCTTTGAACTGTCTGGATGTGATAGCTTTTTCATTCCCCGGTTCTCCAACCTCCAGCCCCAGGAGGAATCATTTTTGCGGGGTTATGGCCTCTGGGGAGGCGTGCAGCGCTTCAGTATTCCCCATGTCGTGCGCAAATTTGGCGACAGTGCCCTTGGGTTTCTGGTTGGCCATGGGGAAGTTCTTCCCCGCTATGAAAATCAGGTACAACTGGACCCTATGGTGGTTGATACCTGGGGCATTCCTGTTGCCCATATTGACTGTAGTTGGTCTGATAATGAACACCAGATGCTGGCCCACATGCAAAGCCAAATCCAGGAACTGGTAGACTTGGCCGGAGGGCAATGCCTGAGGCTAACGGAGTTGCTGAAAGCTCCAGCCTATCCCCGTGCCCTGCGGCAGTTGGAAGAGACGGTGATGTTTGCTGCCCCTCCTGGTTTTTATATCCATGAAGTGGGGGGAGCCCGGATGGGAACGTCTCCGACCAATTCGGTGCTCAATCCCTACAATCAGTGCTGGGAAGCCCCCAATCTTCTGGTGGTGGATGGGGCTTGCTGGCCCTCGGCAGGCTGGCAAAATCCCACTCTGACGGAAATGGCGATCACGGCTAGGGCCTGCGAGTTTATTATCAACAGCTTGAAATAA
- a CDS encoding CmpA/NrtA family ABC transporter substrate-binding protein, with product MVLANMLQSPSGVELSYCPCGGSHLPQDHWQFTEGMPQDPADLIQDLIKMGLYQQPVLDLAESLMDIELKEALLLQQVGGGNPDREKFCRELIREAGGLDQVFAAAFGVHATEFFSNTIRNGNFTRREFLKRVVVAAALVGMTSCRDKTANPPPAEQSPTAANSAGNLEKKNLTIGFIPITCATPIVMSEPLGFYQKYGLNVTVKKMPNWAAVRDSAIAGELDAYHMLSPMPISITLGLGSASFPIKLASIENINGQAITIALKHKDKVKGPADFKGFTIGVPFPFSMHNLLLRYYLATGGLDPDQDVKITPVPPPDSVAKMTSGDIDAMLMPDPFNQRAVFEKVGYIHILSKELWPNHPCCAFAAGQTWIDAHPNTFKAVNKAIIDAAGYANDRANRATIAAALIERKYLNQPLPVVEAVLSGKFEDGLGNTQDVPDRIGFDPYPWQSFAKWIMSQLVRWDLMPKDKAEYDKVAKEIFLTDTARELAKELGQTPPTEAAKTEKLKFDSFDPANPQAYIDAQIKQNKV from the coding sequence ATGGTACTTGCCAATATGCTGCAATCGCCGTCTGGAGTGGAGTTGAGTTATTGTCCTTGTGGGGGATCCCATTTACCCCAGGACCACTGGCAATTTACTGAAGGGATGCCCCAGGACCCGGCAGATCTGATCCAGGATTTGATCAAGATGGGACTGTACCAACAGCCAGTCCTGGACTTGGCAGAGTCTTTGATGGACATTGAACTGAAGGAAGCCCTGCTGCTGCAACAGGTGGGTGGTGGTAACCCGGACAGGGAAAAGTTTTGCCGAGAGTTGATTCGGGAAGCAGGAGGATTGGATCAGGTTTTTGCGGCAGCTTTTGGTGTCCATGCCACCGAGTTTTTTAGCAATACGATTCGCAATGGCAACTTTACTCGGCGGGAATTTCTGAAACGGGTAGTTGTGGCGGCGGCTCTGGTTGGTATGACCAGTTGCAGAGACAAAACAGCCAATCCACCACCCGCTGAACAGTCCCCCACAGCAGCCAATTCTGCCGGTAATCTGGAGAAGAAGAACCTCACGATCGGGTTTATCCCCATTACCTGTGCAACGCCGATCGTGATGTCAGAGCCTCTGGGCTTTTATCAAAAGTATGGCCTGAATGTCACAGTGAAGAAGATGCCCAACTGGGCCGCCGTGCGAGACTCTGCGATCGCAGGGGAACTGGATGCGTATCACATGCTCTCCCCCATGCCCATTTCTATCACCCTAGGGTTGGGCTCCGCCTCCTTCCCGATCAAACTGGCCAGCATTGAGAATATTAACGGTCAGGCCATTACGATCGCCCTTAAACACAAGGACAAGGTGAAAGGGCCTGCAGATTTCAAAGGCTTCACCATTGGTGTGCCGTTCCCCTTCTCCATGCACAATTTGCTACTGCGCTACTATCTGGCCACAGGTGGCCTTGATCCTGATCAGGATGTCAAGATCACGCCCGTCCCGCCTCCAGATAGTGTGGCCAAGATGACATCCGGAGATATTGATGCCATGCTGATGCCCGATCCCTTTAACCAGCGGGCTGTATTTGAGAAGGTGGGCTACATCCATATCTTGAGCAAAGAATTATGGCCGAACCATCCCTGCTGTGCATTTGCTGCTGGCCAGACCTGGATCGATGCCCATCCCAATACCTTTAAGGCTGTCAATAAGGCCATTATTGATGCCGCCGGATATGCCAACGATCGGGCCAATCGAGCCACGATCGCGGCTGCTTTGATTGAGCGCAAATACCTGAATCAGCCCCTGCCAGTTGTTGAGGCGGTGCTCAGTGGCAAGTTTGAGGATGGTCTGGGCAATACTCAGGATGTGCCCGATCGGATTGGGTTTGATCCCTATCCCTGGCAGAGCTTTGCCAAATGGATTATGTCCCAACTGGTTCGTTGGGATCTGATGCCCAAGGATAAAGCAGAATATGACAAGGTGGCCAAAGAAATTTTCCTCACCGATACAGCCCGGGAACTGGCCAAGGAACTGGGCCAGACTCCCCCAACGGAAGCAGCCAAAACAGAGAAGTTGAAGTTTGATAGCTTCGACCCGGCTAACCCGCAGGCTTACATTGATGCCCAGATCAAGCAAAACAAAGTCTAG
- a CDS encoding helix-turn-helix domain-containing protein, whose translation MTKILVIEDEAQTRNIFMKCLAFEGFCAIEAEQGTIGIKLAQSHLPDLIVCDIMLPDIDGYGVLSAIRQHRPTAAIPFIFLTAKVTMADLRQGMALGSDDYLTKPCTVEQFLAAIAMRLQRQALLREHFSAPSANLDARRSHPAVSSDPSSDIFPHCPRLAQMFTFIEANYWQPIGLGDVAEAAGYSPAYLTNLAQDLTGYSVKRWITERRMFQARQLLRDTTQSIKQVAEAVGYADVGYFTRQFRQLHGEPPQIWRNSTRLLSA comes from the coding sequence ATGACAAAAATTCTGGTCATTGAGGACGAAGCGCAGACTCGCAATATTTTCATGAAATGTCTGGCCTTCGAGGGATTTTGTGCGATCGAAGCTGAGCAGGGCACGATCGGCATTAAGCTTGCCCAGAGCCACTTGCCGGATTTAATTGTCTGCGACATCATGCTACCTGATATTGATGGCTATGGCGTCCTCTCAGCAATCCGCCAGCATCGGCCCACGGCTGCCATTCCCTTCATCTTCTTAACCGCCAAGGTGACCATGGCTGATTTACGTCAGGGCATGGCTCTGGGGAGTGACGACTATCTCACCAAACCCTGTACGGTAGAGCAGTTTTTGGCGGCGATTGCCATGCGGTTACAACGACAAGCCCTTCTGAGGGAACATTTCAGTGCCCCATCAGCAAACCTGGATGCCAGACGCTCCCATCCCGCAGTTAGTTCAGATCCAAGTTCAGATATTTTTCCCCATTGCCCCCGTCTGGCCCAGATGTTTACGTTTATTGAGGCCAATTACTGGCAACCGATCGGCTTAGGGGATGTCGCTGAAGCAGCAGGCTACTCACCAGCCTATCTGACGAATTTGGCCCAGGACTTGACGGGATATAGTGTCAAGCGCTGGATTACGGAACGGCGAATGTTTCAGGCTCGACAACTCCTGCGGGATACAACTCAGTCCATTAAGCAGGTGGCTGAGGCGGTGGGTTATGCGGATGTGGGCTACTTTACCCGTCAGTTTCGTCAGCTGCATGGGGAACCTCCGCAAATCTGGCGCAATTCAACGCGATTACTTTCTGCCTGA
- a CDS encoding PAS domain-containing sensor histidine kinase, protein MRQHYWLPSTLNLQGESANPDLPSPPDRDLQTLRRQHELILNSVGEGVYGLDLDGKVTFVNPAAAKMIGWAVEDLIGRSMHAVLHHSRPDGSPYPVHACPIYEAFRDGRVHRANTEVFWRKDGTNFPVEYISTPMQDEDGHVVGTVVAFQDITQRKWAEAVLQRTNEELELKVRERTAELCQANEQLQELSEIKSRFVAMVCHEFRNPLNNILLSASSLERYDAQLSIEQRRDYLDGVKSDVERMTHMIDDILVIGKIEARKLALHLQAINLVPFCHLLVTDIQHTAAWPHITFASRHRSLIANLDQRLLWSILTNILSNSMRYSPDRTPIALRLSQYAGQVIFRITDQGIGIPKEDLPHLFEPFHRGKNVSNIPGTGLGLNIVKRFVDLHQGQIRVDSKVGRGTTFTVTLPVHGTPVTG, encoded by the coding sequence ATGCGGCAGCACTACTGGCTTCCTTCAACCCTAAACCTCCAAGGTGAATCCGCCAATCCAGATCTCCCTTCTCCCCCCGATCGGGACCTGCAAACCCTCCGTCGCCAGCATGAACTGATCCTGAATTCGGTAGGTGAGGGGGTTTATGGGCTCGATTTGGATGGAAAAGTCACCTTTGTCAATCCGGCAGCGGCCAAAATGATTGGCTGGGCAGTTGAGGATCTCATTGGTCGTTCCATGCATGCCGTCCTGCACCATTCCAGACCCGATGGTAGTCCCTATCCCGTCCATGCATGCCCGATCTATGAAGCCTTTCGGGATGGTAGAGTGCATCGTGCTAACACAGAGGTTTTTTGGCGCAAGGACGGCACTAACTTCCCGGTGGAGTATATTAGTACTCCCATGCAGGACGAAGACGGTCATGTGGTGGGTACCGTTGTGGCCTTTCAAGATATCACCCAGCGGAAATGGGCTGAAGCTGTCTTGCAGCGAACCAATGAAGAACTGGAGCTGAAGGTGCGGGAGCGCACGGCTGAGCTCTGTCAGGCCAATGAGCAACTCCAGGAATTAAGTGAAATTAAGTCTCGCTTTGTGGCAATGGTTTGTCACGAATTTCGCAACCCATTGAATAATATTTTGCTCTCAGCCTCTTCTCTGGAACGCTATGATGCACAACTTTCGATCGAGCAACGGCGCGATTATCTCGATGGGGTCAAGTCTGATGTGGAACGCATGACTCACATGATTGATGACATTCTGGTAATTGGCAAAATTGAGGCTCGCAAATTAGCGCTGCATCTCCAGGCTATCAATCTGGTCCCGTTTTGCCACCTTTTGGTCACAGACATCCAGCACACGGCTGCCTGGCCTCATATCACCTTTGCCAGCCGTCACCGGAGCTTAATTGCCAATCTGGATCAACGGTTATTGTGGTCTATTCTGACGAATATTCTCTCCAACTCCATGCGTTATTCCCCCGATCGCACCCCCATTGCCCTGCGCCTCTCCCAATATGCGGGTCAGGTCATTTTCCGCATTACGGATCAGGGAATTGGCATTCCGAAGGAGGATCTACCCCATTTGTTTGAGCCTTTCCACCGGGGCAAAAATGTCAGTAATATTCCTGGAACTGGATTGGGGTTGAACATCGTGAAGCGGTTTGTTGATTTGCACCAGGGACAGATTCGGGTAGACAGCAAGGTGGGGCGGGGAACAACCTTCACCGTAACTCTACCGGTACATGGAACCCCCGTTACTGGCTAA
- a CDS encoding adenylate/guanylate cyclase domain-containing protein yields the protein MPQLNNLWSISLLAITYVFLGKATLTFATLPGGVTPVWPAAGVALTAILLFGYRVWPGILIGAFILHITSNGFTLPNLLGGLSIGLGNTLTTVLPVVLLSRWVKVSDLLERSGNVFLFVALMIPAPFLSATIGVTTLCLTQVAPWPAYGTIWWTWAISNLFGVLLVAPLLLAWSQPNYRLGQFSRLRWAEAVLLVSLIVGINAVAWAIQVQLEFVLIPLLVWSAFRFGHRGTTLMVVLIYMAAVLRIVSGVNQSGSTVNTALLLFQTFIGVITLMTLVLPTVIRERQRAETSLKTANQELQLLTQQLQVANDELEDRVEQRTHELRLEQERAENLLLNILPRPIAEQLKREEKSIADGFESVTVLFADIVGFTEYSSMVSPQELVSVLNQIFSAFDRLSAKYDLEKIKTIGDAYMVVGGVPEPRPDHAQAVAAMALDMLETVSHVASIAGTKTRIRIGINTGPVVAGVIGTKKFIYDLWGDTVNIASRMESMSEPNRIQITAATYACLKDHYHCEKRGSISVKGKGEMITYWLLSQQPSPLLHP from the coding sequence GTGCCTCAGCTTAACAACCTCTGGTCTATCTCTCTGCTGGCTATAACTTATGTTTTCCTGGGTAAGGCAACCCTAACCTTTGCAACGCTGCCTGGTGGTGTAACCCCTGTCTGGCCTGCAGCGGGTGTGGCCCTCACCGCTATTTTACTCTTTGGCTATAGAGTCTGGCCCGGAATCCTGATCGGGGCATTCATTCTTCACATTACCTCGAACGGATTCACCCTGCCTAATCTGCTAGGTGGTCTCAGCATTGGCCTGGGGAATACGCTCACCACGGTGCTTCCGGTAGTTTTGCTGAGCCGGTGGGTCAAAGTCTCAGACCTGTTGGAGCGATCGGGCAACGTGTTTTTGTTTGTGGCTCTGATGATCCCGGCCCCCTTTCTCAGTGCGACGATCGGAGTCACGACCCTGTGCCTGACTCAGGTCGCCCCCTGGCCCGCCTATGGGACGATCTGGTGGACCTGGGCGATCTCGAATCTCTTTGGGGTTTTGCTGGTGGCTCCTTTGTTACTAGCCTGGAGTCAGCCCAATTACAGGCTGGGACAGTTCTCCCGGCTTAGATGGGCAGAAGCCGTACTGCTGGTCAGCCTGATCGTGGGAATTAATGCGGTGGCCTGGGCCATCCAGGTGCAGTTGGAATTCGTGCTGATTCCGCTGCTGGTTTGGTCTGCCTTTCGTTTTGGCCATCGTGGCACGACCCTGATGGTGGTTCTCATTTACATGGCAGCCGTGCTAAGAATCGTCTCCGGGGTCAACCAATCTGGTTCAACCGTCAACACGGCTCTCCTCCTCTTTCAGACCTTCATTGGGGTGATTACCTTAATGACCCTGGTTCTTCCCACCGTGATCCGAGAGCGACAGCGGGCCGAAACGAGTCTGAAAACGGCCAATCAGGAACTGCAGCTCCTGACCCAGCAACTGCAAGTGGCCAACGATGAACTGGAAGACCGGGTGGAGCAACGCACCCATGAGCTGAGACTGGAGCAAGAGCGGGCCGAAAACCTCCTGCTCAATATTTTGCCCCGCCCGATCGCGGAGCAATTGAAACGGGAAGAGAAGTCGATCGCTGATGGGTTCGAATCCGTGACCGTCTTATTTGCCGACATTGTAGGCTTCACCGAATACTCTAGTATGGTGTCTCCCCAGGAACTGGTCAGCGTGTTGAACCAGATCTTCTCCGCTTTTGATCGACTCTCCGCTAAATATGACCTGGAGAAAATCAAAACCATCGGCGACGCCTATATGGTCGTGGGTGGCGTCCCCGAACCTCGCCCCGATCATGCCCAGGCCGTAGCCGCCATGGCCCTGGACATGTTGGAGACTGTGAGCCATGTGGCCTCGATCGCAGGCACTAAAACCCGCATCCGGATTGGCATCAATACAGGCCCCGTTGTCGCTGGTGTCATTGGCACCAAGAAATTCATCTACGACCTCTGGGGTGACACCGTCAACATTGCCAGTCGCATGGAATCAATGAGCGAACCCAACCGCATCCAGATCACCGCCGCCACTTATGCATGCCTTAAAGACCACTATCACTGTGAAAAACGAGGCTCCATCTCTGTCAAAGGCAAAGGGGAGATGATCACCTACTGGCTCCTCAGCCAACAGCCCAGCCCCCTGCTCCACCCCTGA